In Streptomyces asoensis, a single genomic region encodes these proteins:
- a CDS encoding ArsR/SmtB family transcription factor, producing MTNQTAGGSHRAAPVHTDPDEVSVLTALSAVSDPVRMQLIRELAGSPDWTRSCGSFDVPVGKAAKSHHFSVLRAAGLLEQRDEGPKRVNRLRREEFDARFPGLLELVLRDDGDDA from the coding sequence ATGACGAACCAGACCGCGGGCGGCAGCCACCGTGCGGCGCCGGTCCACACGGACCCCGACGAGGTGTCCGTCCTGACCGCGCTCTCCGCCGTCTCCGACCCCGTCCGCATGCAGCTCATCCGTGAGCTGGCGGGTTCCCCCGACTGGACGCGCAGCTGCGGCAGTTTCGACGTGCCCGTCGGCAAGGCCGCCAAGAGCCACCACTTCTCGGTGCTGCGCGCCGCCGGTCTGCTGGAGCAGCGCGACGAGGGGCCCAAACGGGTCAACAGGCTGCGGCGCGAGGAGTTCGACGCGCGCTTCCCCGGCCTGCTGGAGCTCGTCCTCCGCGACGACGGCGACGACGCCTGA
- a CDS encoding XdhC family protein: protein MLDLAPQLCAWLAEGREAAVATVVSVGGSAPRGPGAALAVDGEGTVIGSVSGGCVEASVYELCARALETGDSVLERFGYSDDDAFAVGLTCGGVLDVMVTPVTADGSAGALLRHALDASARDEPVALVRVVRGPAALLGAALLVHADGSREGGLGGHEDLDGAAAAQALAALDTGRTGTVELSPDGSHCPGGLTLLVETSVPPPRMIVFGAVDFAAALVRAGKFLGYRVTVCDARPVFTTAERFPEADEVVVDWPHRYLRGTRTDARTVVCVLTHDAKFDVPLLEVALRLPLAFVGAMGSQRTHADRDRRLREVGLEEHELARLRSPIGLDLGGRTPEETALSITAEIVAARRGGTGLPLTGSDRPIHRRRSA from the coding sequence ATGCTTGACCTCGCGCCGCAGCTGTGCGCCTGGCTGGCCGAGGGCCGCGAGGCCGCCGTGGCGACCGTCGTGTCCGTCGGCGGCAGCGCGCCCCGCGGTCCGGGCGCGGCGCTGGCCGTCGACGGGGAGGGCACCGTCATCGGGTCGGTGTCCGGCGGCTGTGTGGAGGCGTCGGTCTACGAGCTGTGCGCCCGGGCGCTGGAGACCGGCGACAGCGTGCTGGAACGGTTCGGCTACAGCGACGACGACGCCTTCGCCGTGGGACTGACGTGCGGCGGAGTCCTCGACGTCATGGTCACCCCGGTCACGGCGGACGGCTCCGCCGGTGCGCTGCTGCGTCACGCCCTGGACGCCTCGGCGCGGGACGAACCCGTCGCCCTGGTCCGGGTCGTCCGGGGTCCCGCGGCGCTGCTCGGCGCCGCGCTCCTCGTGCACGCCGACGGCTCCCGCGAGGGCGGTCTCGGCGGGCACGAGGACCTGGACGGCGCCGCCGCGGCACAGGCCCTGGCCGCGCTCGACACGGGCCGTACCGGCACGGTCGAGCTGTCGCCGGACGGGTCGCACTGCCCCGGCGGCCTCACCCTGCTCGTGGAGACGAGCGTGCCGCCGCCCCGGATGATCGTCTTCGGCGCCGTCGACTTCGCGGCGGCCCTGGTCCGGGCCGGCAAGTTCCTCGGCTACCGCGTCACCGTCTGTGACGCCCGGCCCGTCTTCACGACCGCGGAGCGCTTCCCCGAGGCCGACGAGGTCGTCGTGGACTGGCCGCACCGGTATCTGCGGGGCACCCGGACCGACGCGCGCACCGTGGTCTGCGTGCTCACCCACGATGCCAAGTTCGACGTCCCGCTGCTGGAGGTCGCCCTGCGGCTCCCGCTGGCGTTCGTCGGCGCGATGGGATCGCAGCGCACCCACGCCGACCGGGACCGGCGGCTGCGCGAGGTCGGCCTGGAGGAGCACGAACTGGCGCGGCTGAGGTCGCCCATCGGCCTCGACCTGGGGGGCCGCACACCGGAGGAGACAGCGCTGTCGATCACGGCGGAGATCGTCGCGGCCCGCCGGGGCGGCACGGGCCTGCCGTTGACCGGCTCGGACCGGCCGATCCACCGGCGCCGGTCCGCCTGA